Sequence from the Fusobacterium periodonticum ATCC 33693 genome:
AGAGAATTAAATAATCCTCTCCTTCAATCACTCCATATTTTACTTCTTTTTTAAGTTTAGTTTTCTTTTTATTATGTAAACTCTTAATGTAGTTTAATTTTATTAATTCTTCTTCAATCTCTCTCAAAGAACTTACATCTGTACTACTTTCAATGAAAAGTAAAGTACTTTCTATATATGAAATTTCTTCTCTTATCTCTTTATCACGTCTTATAGCATTTGTAAGCCCTCTTTTTACCTTATTGTACTTCTTATAGATTCTATCTAAATTTTCCTTAGGACTTATTAAGCTATCTAACTCAATTTCAATTTCTTCATTGTTATAGAAATCATAAGCTTTTACAGAATTCATTCCCTTTTTCACATTATAAAGAACAGAAGCTAAAATATCTCCTTTTTCTTTTATGCTTTCCATAGTTTTAGAATCTTCTATATCCTTTTTAATTAAAGCTAGAATTTTATTCAATTTCTTTAATTTTTTCTCAAGGAAACTTTCCAATCTATTTTTTAAAAGCATATAACTTGTTGTAGTATGCTCATAGTCTATGTAGAAATTAATCATTTCATCATAAGAAGAAAATTCTTTCACTTCATCATAATCTTTAAAATCTAAGTCTACAACTGTTGCCAATTTTATTTTTTTATCTTTGAAATAGATTTTTGCTTTTATAGGACTATTTAAAATATTTGTAAAATCTTCAAAAGATTTAATGTTGTTTAAATATTTCCCTACTCCTTCTACTTCATTTGAAAGAACATTCCCACTTGCCAATAAGCTATCAAATTTATCCTTGCTTAATTCAGTAGGTAATATTTTTTTGTTATACTTAGGTCTTGAATAAGTTTCCCCTAAAAACAATGTTCTATCTATATTTTCTGAAATATGAAATTTCTTTAATGTATCCAGTATCTTATCTTCCTCATCAGTAAAAATAACATTAGACAATTTCCCAAGACATTCAAAATATATCTTGTATTTTTTTATCTCACCTAACTCATTAATTTTAGAAAAATGAAAAGCTAGGATTCTATCAAACCCTAGCTGCTCTATATCAGTCAACATAGCATTCATTAAATGCTTTCTTAAATTAGAAATTAATGATGAAGATATATCTAGAATTGCTTGTTCTTTATTTTTACTAATATAGCAAAGTGCTAAGGCTGGTATACAAGAAAATAGAAGTTCAATTTTTCCAAAATGAAGAGAAATTGTATATTCATTATTTTTAAAGATTCTATTTATTCTTTTTCCTTCTAAAGTCTCTTTTAACTCTTCCTTTATTTTTGAAAGAGATATACCGTCCATATACAACATATTAATCAGCCTTTACTCCTATTAAATTTTTTGCATCTAAGATATCAAGAGTTAAAACTTCTCCATCTTCTTTTTCTATTTTAAATAGTGACTTATCTCCAGATTTTAAAACTTTTAAAAGTGTAAAGTTTTCTATTCCATGACTTAAGAAATAGTTTTGAACAATAGGAGTCCCTTTTATTTCAACTATAGAAACTTTAGTTCCTTCTTTAAAATCTGTAATAGTCATAGGTTTGAAGTAGTCTGTTTTATTTCTTAAAGAGTCTAAAATAACTTCAAAAGTTTCAACGAATTTTTGTAAATCTTTTTCAGGTATACTTTCAGTTATTGAAGCCATTATCATTTTATGATAATTGTTATGATAAGTTAAAGCATCTATTCCTTTTTTTGTAAGTGAAACAAATACTTTTCTTCTATCAGTTGTAGATCTTGCTCTATCTATATATCCTTTGTCAGATAATTTTGAAATAGCAACTGTTGCAGTTCCCATTGTAATTCCTATTTTATCTGCAAGTTCATTCATTGTTAATTGAGTGTCTTGTCCAACAGATTCAATTATATGCAATTCTGTATGTGTTAAAGCTTTAATTCCTCTTTTTAAAGCCATATCTTCAGTTTTATAAAATAGTTTGTAATATTCCTCTAAAACATCATTTACTCTTTGTATATTTACCGTCATCTCTAATCCTCCTCTATTTTGCTTTTGCTTTTAATAAGTCAATTCTTTCTTTGTAATCTCCTGAGAATACATAAGAACCTGCAACAAATATATTAGCTCCTGCATCTGCACAAACTTTTATAGTTTCATCAGTTATTCCACCATCTACTTCTATGTCTATATCTGCTCTCATTTTCTTAATTGCCTTTATTTTTTCTACCACTGCAGGTATAAATTTTTGTCCTCCAAATCCTGGATTTACACTCATAACTAAGACCATATCAATATCATTGATAACATATTTTAATACATCTTCTGATGTTGAAGGATTCAATGAAACTCCTACTTTTACTCCTAAAGCCTTTATTTGTTGTATAACTCTATGTAAGTGAATAGTTGATTCTGCATGTACAACAACAATATCTGCTCCTGCTTTTACGAAATCTTCAATATATCTTTCTGGTCTGTCTATCATTAGATGAACATCGAACACAAGCTCAGTACATTTTCTAATGCACTTTATTACAGGAGGTCCAAAAGTTAAATTAGGTACAAATTCACCATCCATAACATCTATATGAATGTAGTCTGCACCTGCCTTATCAATTGCCACAAGTTCTTCACCAAGTTTTGAAAAATCGCTTGATAATATAGAAGGAGCTATTTTTATCCCCTTAGTCATACCTATTCCACCTTTCTAATAAAATTTCTAAAGTTTTTTTATAAAAATTATATCTATCTTGAGATATTTTATTTTCTTCCACAGCTTTTTTTACATTACAATTTGGCTCATGTATATGAGAACAGTTTAAAAATTTACAACTTTCTATATTTGTAAATTCAGGAAATAGAGAAATCAGCTCTTCCCTATTTTCAATCTTAGGAACTTCTATTGAAGAGAAGCCTGGAGTATCTATTATATAGCCTCCTGCTTTCATTCTTATCATATTAGAATCTCTTGTTGTATGTTTTCCTCTTTGCAATCTTTCACTAATTTCTCCTGTCTTTAAGACTCTTTCGCTCTGTAAAAAATTGATAAGACTTGATTTTCCAACTCCACTTGGTCCACCAATTACAGTTGTCTTATCTTTTAAGAAATCTTCTACTTCTTGAAGTCCAACATTATCTTGACAAGAGATTAAAAATGAAGGTACTCCTATACTTTTTAAATGAGCTAATCTTTCTTTTAATTCTGTCAACTCTTCTTCACTTAAATAATCTATCTTATTTACTATTACTAAAGGTTTTACTTTATAGTAAAATGCTGTTAATAATAGTAGATTTATTCTTTCATAATCTATATTTGGGTGCTTTGCTGCAAATTGTATTGCTAGATAATCTACATTTGCAACTATAGGTCTTATTAGCATATTATCTCTTTGAAATATTTCTACTATAGAATTATCTTCAGAGATTTCAACTCTATCACCTACAACACAATTATATTTGTTATTTGTTTTCTTTAAAATTCCTCTCAACTTACATTCAAAAACTTCATTGTTGCTTTCAACATAATAGAAACCTTGAATCTTATTAATTACTACGCCTTGAATTTTCTTACCTCCTCATAATTAAATAAAAATAGTTCGTTACTAGCTAAATTTCTTAATGATAAAAAATTAACGTTCTGCATCATAAGAAACTCTAAGCAATAAATTGCTAAGTGTTTCTAAGAAATTTCGGCAAAACTTGCCAACAAGTTGGCTTCAAACATGCCGACAATTACTC
This genomic interval carries:
- the rsgA gene encoding ribosome small subunit-dependent GTPase A translates to MNKIQGFYYVESNNEVFECKLRGILKKTNNKYNCVVGDRVEISEDNSIVEIFQRDNMLIRPIVANVDYLAIQFAAKHPNIDYERINLLLLTAFYYKVKPLVIVNKIDYLSEEELTELKERLAHLKSIGVPSFLISCQDNVGLQEVEDFLKDKTTVIGGPSGVGKSSLINFLQSERVLKTGEISERLQRGKHTTRDSNMIRMKAGGYIIDTPGFSSIEVPKIENREELISLFPEFTNIESCKFLNCSHIHEPNCNVKKAVEENKISQDRYNFYKKTLEILLERWNRYD
- the rpe gene encoding ribulose-phosphate 3-epimerase; the protein is MTKGIKIAPSILSSDFSKLGEELVAIDKAGADYIHIDVMDGEFVPNLTFGPPVIKCIRKCTELVFDVHLMIDRPERYIEDFVKAGADIVVVHAESTIHLHRVIQQIKALGVKVGVSLNPSTSEDVLKYVINDIDMVLVMSVNPGFGGQKFIPAVVEKIKAIKKMRADIDIEVDGGITDETIKVCADAGANIFVAGSYVFSGDYKERIDLLKAKAK
- a CDS encoding MarR family transcriptional regulator, translating into MTVNIQRVNDVLEEYYKLFYKTEDMALKRGIKALTHTELHIIESVGQDTQLTMNELADKIGITMGTATVAISKLSDKGYIDRARSTTDRRKVFVSLTKKGIDALTYHNNYHKMIMASITESIPEKDLQKFVETFEVILDSLRNKTDYFKPMTITDFKEGTKVSIVEIKGTPIVQNYFLSHGIENFTLLKVLKSGDKSLFKIEKEDGEVLTLDILDAKNLIGVKAD
- a CDS encoding Rqc2 family fibronectin-binding protein gives rise to the protein MLYMDGISLSKIKEELKETLEGKRINRIFKNNEYTISLHFGKIELLFSCIPALALCYISKNKEQAILDISSSLISNLRKHLMNAMLTDIEQLGFDRILAFHFSKINELGEIKKYKIYFECLGKLSNVIFTDEEDKILDTLKKFHISENIDRTLFLGETYSRPKYNKKILPTELSKDKFDSLLASGNVLSNEVEGVGKYLNNIKSFEDFTNILNSPIKAKIYFKDKKIKLATVVDLDFKDYDEVKEFSSYDEMINFYIDYEHTTTSYMLLKNRLESFLEKKLKKLNKILALIKKDIEDSKTMESIKEKGDILASVLYNVKKGMNSVKAYDFYNNEEIEIELDSLISPKENLDRIYKKYNKVKRGLTNAIRRDKEIREEISYIESTLLFIESSTDVSSLREIEEELIKLNYIKSLHNKKKTKLKKEVKYGVIEGEDYLILYGRNNLENDNLTFKISEKNDYWFHVKDIPSSHIILKATKLTDELIVKAAQVSAYYSKANLGEKVTVDYTLRKNVSKPNGAKPGFVIYVSQKSVTVEKMELEKI